In candidate division WOR-3 bacterium, the genomic window TGTTTGTTCAGGGCATAAGGCTTATGGTAAATATAATTTAGCGGTATTTTATGAAACCTGTTCCTTAAATTGTTTATTTTGTCAGAATTATCATTTTAGATTTACAAAGCCATGGAAAGAGAAACCTTCTTCTTATGTTGAACTTGTGAAGGCTTTAAACCCTGATGTTTACTGTATTTGTTTCTTTGGTGGTGATCCGACAACGCAAGGTATTCATTCTTTAAAGGTTGCTGAGGAAGCTATTAAAATGGGAAAAGTTATTTGTTTCGAATCTAATGGAATGTGGAACAGAAAAATACTCAAAAGGGTTTTAGATGTTGTTAAGGAAAGTGGAGGAATTTTAAAGTTTGATATTAAAGCTTTTTCACCTGAAGTTTATTTTGCTTTAACAGGAAGTGATGGTAGAAAAGTTTTTGAAAATTTTGAGTTTTCAGTAAATTATCTTAAAGAGTTTTCTTCAAAACATTTATGTGTATCAACTCTTATGGTCCCCGGTTATCTGGATGAGTATGAAATTTCAAAAATTGCAGAGTTTATATCAAAACTTAATCCAGAAATTCCCTATGCTTTACTTGCTTTTGCCCCACATTTTGAAATGAATGATGTAAGGCAGAATTATAAGAGGGAGGCGGAAAGATTTTATGAAATAGCGAAAGGGAAGGGACTTAAGAATGTAAGAATAGGTAATGTTTTTCTATTAAAATAGGAAAATCCATTTTACCTTTACACCTCCTATTCTTTCCAGATTTGAGAATTTTTGATTCTCATAGTTAAAGGAATGGTTATAAACCAAAAAGATCTTTGATTTTGGTTTTACCTCATAAGTGTAGTAAATTGAAGTTCTCAAATAGGTAAGTTTAGTTTTTTCCTTTTCAAATAATAAAGCAGGATTGAGATAAAATGTTACATTCATAAAGGGTGTAAAGTTATAAGTTAAATAAATTTTGTTACTTGTTAAGGTTTGAATATAGGAATTTCTTTCATCAAATTCAGTCCATCCGTTTGTTTCAATTGAAAAATTAAATCTTCTTGTTGCTGGAAGTTCAAATCCAAAATAGGGTGTTAATGTATAGGCAAGATAGTTTCTTATATAATTCCAGTCATAGTTATAATTTGCTCCAAAATAAAAGGTTATCTGTGTAAAATTGAAATTTATATTGAACCCAAGTGATTTGTATATGAATTCTGTATCTTTTTCAAAGGCTTTTCCTGTTCCTAAGCTTAAATAAATCCAAGTATTTGGATTTCTTAAACCGATATTATTTTCGATAAAAAATAGATTAGAACTTCCCCTTTCTATACCTTCTTTCAGATAAAGGTAAGCTGCTGAGAGAAAATAATTAGAAATTATGCCTCTTTTATTAAATTTTAAATAAACTGGTCCAAAAAGAAAACTCCTGTCACCGGGATAAAAATTCTGGTACCCCATTTCGCTTATATCAATGTAATTATTAACATATTTTCCACTTAAAATTAAAACATAGTTTTCCTTAATGAAGATATTTCCTCCTGAATTGAGTAAGAAACCTATCCTTCCTTTTCCTTTTAAAGTAGAGGTGGCCTGGTAGGCTAACTGATTTCTCTGCCATCTTATTGCTCCATCAATATCACCTCCTAAGTAGTATTCATTTTTTTCAAGATTTTTCATGTAAGTAATCAAAAATCCTGATTCGGAATTGACTAAAAAATATCTTTTAAGTCTTAAAACATTCCAGAGTGTTTGATATGAAGTATCAAAGTCTCCATTTTTTCTTCCTGTTAAAACACTTAATATTCCTGTTTCATAAATATTTGATTTAAATGTATATTTAAGACCGCTCAATATTGGAACTTCACCTGTTCCATCAAGCATCTTTCTTCCTATTCTTCTTGAATAGAATATTTTTGCAGGTGAATAGAATCCCCAGTGTCCGGATCCTGAGGGTTCAAAAATGTTTTTTCCCTCAATAAAAAATGGTCTTCTTTCAGGATAATAGATTTCATATTTACTGAAAGACATTGTGAATGGATCTGATTCAATTTCTGCAAAGTCAGGTAAAACTGCTAAATTTAAAGTATGATTTTCTTTTCTATATAAAATATCTGTTCCTATCCATGGGTGAAATTCTCCTTTTAAATTCTCATCTCTTCTATGATAGTAATCATTTCTAAAAAGACAAACAGGGTAGAATTCAATTCCATAACCTTTAAGAGGTGGGTTAATATTTTTTAAAAGACCAAATTTTGAAGCTCTTAAATCTTCTTTCTGGTCAGGTAAAATGTAATAATTTACTTCCTTTGTTTTATAAAATTCTGTTTTAACCTGAAATCCCCATTCATTTTTATCCTTTGAAAAATTAATTGTTTTAAATGGAATTTTTATTTCAGAAATATAGATATATTCTCCCTTTTCATTTTTTATAATTTTACTTACATTTTCCCAGACTGAATCCCATGAGTCGTCAAAGCTTCTTCCATCCTGTGTTACTATACCATCCTGTCTTTTACCATCAAGGTATATAGCAAAATAGTAAGCATTAACCTTTGATAAAAGAGGGTCAATATAAATACTTATTTTATCATTTTTACCTGAAAGTTCTTTTCTTGGTTTTTCTTCTTTATAGTTTATCTTTATAAGAAAATAAAGGTTATTTTCATCGTAAATTGATTTAACAGTTGTTTTATATGTAGATGTAGAATCGTAAAAGGGATAGAACATTTTATCAACCATAATTGAGTCGGATACTTTCCATATTGAATCAACTTCGCCATCAAATTTTATTCCCTTATCAAAAAACAGGGCATTTAAATTAAAAATTATTAAAAAGATTTCCATTTTTGCCTCCCTTTTATATAAGGTAAACGTTTTTTTAAAACTTTTTGTTACCATTTTATTTTAAAATAAAATATGGAATTTTATGAATTGGTTTTGAATAGATTCAGTTGCAGGAAATTTAAAGATAAAAGTGTGGATAGGGAGAAAATTTTAAAGTGTATTGATGCTGCGAGACTTGCTCCATCTGCCTGTAATTCTCAACCCTGGAGATTTGTTGTTGTGGATGATGAGAAATTAATTAAAGAAATAGCAGAAATTGCTACAAAGGGAATATACGGTGTAATAAATAAATTTTTATTTGAGGTTCCATGTATAGTTGTTGTGGTAGCTGACAAAGAGAAATTTATAGCAAGGTTAGGAGCAAGAATTACTGGAACCCAGTATTATCTTATTGATATAGGAATATCGAGTGAGCATTTTGTATTGCAGGCTCAGGAACTCGGTTTAGGGACATGTTTCATTGGATACTTTAATGAAAGGGGTATAAAAAAGTTACTGAATATACCGAATAGATATAAGGTTCCTCTTTTAATTGCAGTTGGTTATCCAGATGATATATATAAGGAGGAAGATGTTATAAAGGTTAAACTTAAATCAAGGAAAAGTTTAGAGGAGATTGTGTCTTTTAATAAATTCTTATAAAATGATTTTACTCTTAAAGCCAATTGATGAAAAATTTTAAAGAGATATTAGATAATGGGAAAAGGTAAAAATTCGCAGGCTAAAGCCTGCGTCTACCATTTTTTTTGAAAATTTTTAACATTTATTACCATATTCTATAATTTTATGGTAGCCGCACCCTTTAGGGTGCGCAAAAATTCACTATCAAATTTTTTGAAAAATATACAGCGAGGCAACAGAGATGCTTTTGGAGTTAAAAAGTTTTGCGGTATATTTATGGAAAAAGAAAAATTAAGAACATTTTGTCTTAGGTATTTTTTTTTAATCTTATTGAGCCAGAAAAATTCAACATTGTTATGGTATTCTATATTTAATTGACTTATTATTTGTGGAGAGTATAAAATATAAAAAAGGAGGTTAATATGAATTTAATAGTATTTTTCTTTATAAATAAGTATGCCTATGCAGTTTTACCTTATGAATCAAGGAATGTTGATTCCACTGTTTATAGAATTGTTATTGATTATATGGAGGAGGAACTTTCCTCTTATGGAAGTGTTCTTGAAAGGAATAAGGCTCAAGAGCTTCTTCTTAAAGTAAAAGAATGTGAAAGTGACATTTGTTTAAAGAAATACTCGGAAGAATACGATTTGGAAAATATGGTATTTGTTTATCTTGATAGACTCGGTGAAAAATACCTCTTAAGGGTTAAAGTTTTTAATTCAAAGGAAGGTAAATTTGTTTACAATCAGAGAGATATTGCTGACAGGGAATCAGATTTAAATATTATTGTTGAGAGAATGGCAAAATCTGTATATGAAGGAAAAAGCATTGAAAAAGTCGTTACAACAGAAACAATTACAGGTTATGAAGCTGAAAAAGAACCAAGAAAGAGACTTACAAGGAGATATTTAACTGCAAGGGTAGGTTCAATTTTCCCTTTAACAGGATATTATGATGAAAATAGGGATGTTCCTTTGAATCTATCAAGATTTATTCTTGGATTTCATTATGAAGTAAAAAAGACATCAGTTTCCCTTGAATATGCTGTTTTTTCAAGAGGTTTTGGATTTGAATTTCCTGTAAGGTTTTATACTTCAACCGGAGATAATGCTCTATTTTATGAATTTGTGCCTGGTTACTATTTTATGCCTGATATTTATGAAAACGGATACTGGTATTATGATGGTAGTGGTCGCAAAATTGCTGGAGGAAATGGACCTGCTCTTGGAATAGGTGGGGGTTTTATTCTTTTTCACACTTATGATATTCAATTTATTATAGATGCAAAATACCTTTTTATTTTAAATAATGGTCCTGATTCAGGAGTTGAAATAACTTTCGGGCTTTTGGCCGGAAGGTAAGTTAGTTAAAACTTAAGGGACTTTTTCAAGGGTATTGGAAAGCACATTTTTCATAAAATGAAGGTCCTGTAATGTTTTTAAATTTATTTTTCTTTTCTTTAAATTAATAAGGTCTTCTAAGGATATAACATAAACTTTTGTTTCACCAAGTTTTTTTTCTACAATCTTATAATCCTTTATATTTTCTTTTAAGTGCAGTTTAATTCTCCATGGAAAAATTCTCCTGTGATAAAAAATTAAAAATTCCTCTTGAAAACTTTCTTTGTTTTTTAAATACTCATATAAAAATTTGTATTTTATATTTCCTTTTATTTTCATCCCCATATTCTGCATTAATTTTATAAATCTTTCAAGGTTCTTATCTTCAAAATCAATTATTAAGTCTATATATCTTATTTTTTTTCTAACCCCCCACATATATGTGGCTGTATCGCCGAAGATTGTGAAATTTATGTTGTATTTTTCAAAAAAATTAAAAAACCTTTCAAATTTTAGGAGATACTTTTTCATTTTTGCTTTTTACTATTATAAATATTTAATGATAAATTTTTCAAATATACTATCTTTTTGTAAGAACGCTTTTTTCTATTGCTACATTTGTACTCACAATATTAATATGTTTTACAAAGTAATAAAGGCTACTTAAAGAAAAGAGGAAAAGCCATGGTATTGCACCCCAGATTTTCAGTTTGAAAGCTAAAAAAATGGAAATAAAGGAATAGAAAATTTTTAAAATTTCTGATATACCTATCTCATATTTTACAGAGTAAGCTTTTCTTGTCCCATTTCCCTTTTTGGGAGTTCTTTCAAAAATAAAATCCTTTTTGAAAATTGCTTCAAGAACAGCTTTTGTTCCTTCAAAACAGAAAGAAGTAAAAACTATTATCAAATAAAACATATCTTTAAGTCTCCACTCATATAAGTAATCTTTTCTTACTTTTTTATCTATTGTCCATATGTTATATAAATTTACCATACCAAGAAAAAGAACAAGAAGTCCAAAGAGTATATGTGAATATCTTGATAAAGGCCAAATAATAACAAAGTAGATTACATTTAAAAGGTAAAGGAAAGGTGAAAGGGTATGGATTAAAATATTAAGTTTATCCTCTCTATCTAAATTTGATTTCAAAATGCTCTTCCATAGCTTCAGACCGACCTGAAAAGTTCCTTTTGTCCACCTTTTTTGCTGAATTAAAAAAGCATTAAAATCTGTGGGTAATTCAGAAGAAACTAAAAGATCATCTAAAAAAATCCCCTTGAATCCTTTAAGGTGACTTCTTATTGATAAATCAAGGTCTTCTGCAAGGGTATCTTCATGCCAGTTACCTGCTTCAATTATAGCAGATTTTCTCCATATTCCAGCAGTTCCGTTAAAATTAAAGAAGAAACCACTTTTAAACTTTGCCTCCTGCTCAAGCCAGAAGTGATTTCTTAAAAGCATTGCCTGAATTCTTGTAAGTAAGTTTTCATTTTCATTTATATAATCCCATTTTGCCTGAACGAAAGCTACTTTTGGATCTTCAAAATAGGGAAGGGTTCTTTTTAAAAAATCAGCGGGTATTATAAAATCAGCATCAAATATTGCCACAAACTCTCCTTTTGCATATTTAAGTCCATTTTTAAGTGCTCCTGCTTTGAATCCCTTTCTATTATCTCTTCTTATTGCGTAGATATTAAATCCTTCTTTTCTCTTAATTTCAACAAGTCTATCAACAAGTTCCTTTGTTTCATCAGTTGAATCATCAAGTATTTGAATTTCGAATTTTTCCTTTGGATAATCAATTTTTACAGCACTCTCCACTATTCTTTCCACTACATTAAACTCATTATAAATTGGTATCTGAATTGTAGTAAAGGGAAATTCCTTAATTTCCTTCTGGGGCAATTTTACTTTTTCTGAATTTCTGTAAAGAAGTAAAAGCCAAAGTCTATATGCCCCAAAAATTGCAAATAGCAAAAAAACCGGAAAAAATAAAAATAAATAAAGAAAATACATTTGGTGAATATATTTTAATTTTAGTATGGTCTTAAAAGCAAGTTAAAAAGAAAATAAAAGTAAATTGAATATTTAATCACATTTGATAAATTTTTCTTTTCTCTTTTAAGATAATTCCAGAAAAGTGATATAAAGGTAAAAAGGAATATAAGAGTAAAAATTATTAGATAGATTTCAAAAAAACTTAAAGAGCCTGAAAAAAGTGATTTTAAAGAAGTTTTATTGAAAGCAGAACCATAAACAACTAATAGATGTGAATAATATACAAGGAGTGATTCCATTCCGAGGATTTTTATAATATTCAAGAATTTATTTTCTTTATTTTCTAATTGATATAAAATTAAGGATAAAAGAGTTAAATTAAAGATTTTAAAATAAATAGAGGCGACAAAATTTGTAAAAGGTTTTAATAAAAGGTATATTAAAAAATTTATTAATGCAAAAATTATAAAATAAAAATTTTTATTTTCCTTTTTTATCACTAAATATCCGAGAAAAACACCTGAAAAAAGGTATATGGAAAAGGGTGTTAAGGGAAAGTTTGAATTTTTAAAATACTTATAGAAGAAGAGGGGTAAATCAGGTTCAAATCCTTTATTAATAAAGAAACTTAAAATTGAAAAAATAAAAATTAAAAAAAAGTTTGTAATTAAAAAAAATTTCTCCTTTTTGGTAATAAAATAAAAAAATTGAAGTATTAATAGGCTTACTCCTATACATTGAAGGATATCAACATTAAAGAAATTATTCCAATCATTAAATTTTGAATATAATAATATTTTTCTTAAGGAAAAATAGGGAAGATGAAGGGTATAACCAAGTAAAATAATAAAAAGTATTCTTCTTATTCTTGTAAATAATTTTTCAGAAAAAACAAGGTATTCTTTTCTATCTATTGTTGATAAAGCAAAGCTTATTCCTGAAGCAAAAAGAAAAAGGGGAGCAGTGTATCCTCTAACATGCATCCAGGTCTGGTAAAAGAGGGATGATTTCTGGGAAATTGAAAGCAGGGCATCAAGGGAATGTCCGTTAATCATTTCAATAACAGCGATACCTCTTAAAAGGTCAAGGAATAAAAACCTTTTTTTATCTTTCACCTTATTATTTTATGAAAATTTATGAATTAGAATAAAAGATAGTAAAGGTATAATTGTTTTTTTTGACATTTAATGAAAAATTTTAAAGAGATATTAGATAATGGGAAAAGGTAAAAATTACCATTTTTTTGAAAATTTTTAACATTTATTCTCATATTCTATAATTTTATGGTAGCCTTACCCTTTAGGGTTCGCAAAAATTCATTATCAAATTTTTTGAAAAATATACAGCGAAGCAACAGAGATGCTTTTGGAGTTAAAAAGGTTTGCGGTATATTTATGGAAAAAGAAAAATTAAGAACATTTTGTCTTAGGCATTCCTTTTAATCTTATTGAGCCAGAAAAATTCAATATTGTTATGGTATTCTACATTTAATTTTAAATTTTGTTTTTTTTAATTATAATTAGTTTTTGGGTCCAATTCCTAATAAAATTTTTTTCCCTAAGGAGGTTATAATGATAAAATCATTTGGAGTGGTAAATACAATGAGAGGAGTTAAGTTTTTTACTCCTTACAGGTCTGAACCTGAAATAAAAGAAGAAAAACACTTATTAAAACAAGCTTCAGGAAAGAAAAAAAATTTTTTGAAAAAATTCTTATTTTTTACTTTTTTTACTATTCCCTTAATCTTCTCTGATTCCTTAAATGTTAGATTAATAGGTTTCTGTGATACACCTCAATGGGCTGTTGGTGTATTTTTATCTTTTCCTTATGCCTATGTTGCAGATGTTGCTGATCTTCCAATTATAGATGTGTCAGACCCTTACAATCCTTTTATAGCCAGTAACATTTATACACCAAATAGTGCTGGTGATGTTTATGTTTCAGGTAATTATGCATATATTGCGGATGGTAATGACGGTCTCCGTGTTGTGAAAGTTTTACCAGATGAAAAATACTCTTATGACATAATTGGTAGTAGTGCTGTGGATTTGTTTGTTGCGGGTAACTTTATCTATGTTGCAGATTTGGATCGGGGGCTCTGTATCCTTCAGGGGGGTGTTGAGGTAGGTTATTATGATACACCTGGCTGGGTGGAAGATGTATATGTTGTGGGAAATTATGCTTACCTTGCTGACATGACAGCACTAAGGATTATTGATGTTTCTAATCCATCATCCCCTTATGAAGTGGGTTCCTGTGGTATGCCGTATCCTGCAGCGACACCAAGTGTTTATGTTTCCGGTTCCTATGCCTATATGGCTGTAGGCGATTCAGGTCTATGTATTGTTAATATTTCAAATCCTTCAAGTCCATATGTTGTAGGTAAGTATGTCACACCGGGTTCTGCTAATGGAGTGTTCGTTTCAGGTTCATATGCATATGTGGCAGATGCATCTGGTGGGTTACGTGTTATAGATGTTTCAAATTCTTCAAATCCTTATGAAGTCAGTAATTGTTCTACTCCTGACTGGGCATTGGATGTTTTTATTTCAGGAAATTTTGCCTATATTGCAGCAAATAATTCTGGATTACGAATTGTTGATATTTCTGATCCCTTAAACCCATATGAGATAGGTTTTTTTGATACACCGGATAAGGCATTTGGTGTATTTGTTTCAGGTTCCAATGCTTATGTGGCGGATTTAAATTCTGGTCTTCAAATAATAGATATTTCAAATCCAGTAAATCCACGCCGAAAAGGTTATTACGATACTCCTGGTTCTGCCATGGGTGTTTTTGTCTCCGGTGCTTATTACCCTTATGCCTATATTGCAGATGGTTCAGCCGTAAGAGTTATTGATATCAATTTCCCTTACGAGACCGGAGTCTGTAATACCCCTGGTTCCGCCTCTGGTGTTTATAAATCAGGAAATTACGCATATGTTGCTGATCAGGACGGAGGACTCAGAATAGTTGATGTGCAGGACCCTTTCAGCCCGTTTGAAAGGGGTTATTTATCCATGCCTTCTTATGCAAATGAAATCTGTGGAAACTCCTTCTATGCCTATGTAGCAGACGGTCTTTCGGGATTACGGATTGTATATGTATATTATCCTGGTTCTCCTTCAGAAGTCGGATATTATGATACGCCTGGTTTTGCATTAAATGTTTATGTTTCAGGAAATTATGCTTATGTTGCTGATGGTGATTTTGGTATTCGTATAGTTAATATTTCTAACCCCTCAAATCCCTATGAAGTTGGATACTATGATACACCCGGATTTGCTGTGTCTGTTTATGTTGAAGATACTTTTGCTTATGTAGCAGATCGCTGGAGTGGTATTAGGGTTTTGAATGTAAGTGATCCATCAAATCCATATGAAGTTGGTTTTCACACTACACCTGATGATGCCTGGGATGTTTTTGCTTTAAACTCCTATATTTATGTTGCCACTGATTGGTATGGATTAGGGATTTATCAATTTTATACTACTGAAATTGAAGAAAAAAATAGTTTAACAGAACAGAATTTTAGGATTATTTCTAACATTGCAAAAGATGGTATTACACTAAATTTGGGATCTAATTCCAATAAAGGCAATCTTAATTTACCAGTTTATAATGTTCTTGGTCAAAAGGTAAAAGACTTTAATATACTTCCGGGTACTGAAACAAAAAGAATTAATCTTTTAATTTCTGAAATTAAAAGTGGTGTATATTTTTTGAAAATTAAAGGAAAAAAGGAAAGCTTAAAAATTGTAAAAATTCCCTGAGATAATTTTCAAACTTACCTGAATCTTTTTAAATATTTTCCTCTAAATATTCAATAAATTTTTCCATACCTTCTTTTATCCTATTTTCTGTTTGTGTTAGAGAAAATCTTAAATAGGATTCACCATATTTCCCATAACCTGACCCAGGACCTATCATCACTCCTTTTTTATCTATCAA contains:
- a CDS encoding sugar-binding protein, encoding MEIFLIIFNLNALFFDKGIKFDGEVDSIWKVSDSIMVDKMFYPFYDSTSTYKTTVKSIYDENNLYFLIKINYKEEKPRKELSGKNDKISIYIDPLLSKVNAYYFAIYLDGKRQDGIVTQDGRSFDDSWDSVWENVSKIIKNEKGEYIYISEIKIPFKTINFSKDKNEWGFQVKTEFYKTKEVNYYILPDQKEDLRASKFGLLKNINPPLKGYGIEFYPVCLFRNDYYHRRDENLKGEFHPWIGTDILYRKENHTLNLAVLPDFAEIESDPFTMSFSKYEIYYPERRPFFIEGKNIFEPSGSGHWGFYSPAKIFYSRRIGRKMLDGTGEVPILSGLKYTFKSNIYETGILSVLTGRKNGDFDTSYQTLWNVLRLKRYFLVNSESGFLITYMKNLEKNEYYLGGDIDGAIRWQRNQLAYQATSTLKGKGRIGFLLNSGGNIFIKENYVLILSGKYVNNYIDISEMGYQNFYPGDRSFLFGPVYLKFNKRGIISNYFLSAAYLYLKEGIERGSSNLFFIENNIGLRNPNTWIYLSLGTGKAFEKDTEFIYKSLGFNINFNFTQITFYFGANYNYDWNYIRNYLAYTLTPYFGFELPATRRFNFSIETNGWTEFDERNSYIQTLTSNKIYLTYNFTPFMNVTFYLNPALLFEKEKTKLTYLRTSIYYTYEVKPKSKIFLVYNHSFNYENQKFSNLERIGGVKVKWIFLF
- a CDS encoding heparan-alpha-glucosaminide N-acetyltransferase domain-containing protein yields the protein MKDKKRFLFLDLLRGIAVIEMINGHSLDALLSISQKSSLFYQTWMHVRGYTAPLFLFASGISFALSTIDRKEYLVFSEKLFTRIRRILFIILLGYTLHLPYFSLRKILLYSKFNDWNNFFNVDILQCIGVSLLILQFFYFITKKEKFFLITNFFLIFIFSILSFFINKGFEPDLPLFFYKYFKNSNFPLTPFSIYLFSGVFLGYLVIKKENKNFYFIIFALINFLIYLLLKPFTNFVASIYFKIFNLTLLSLILYQLENKENKFLNIIKILGMESLLVYYSHLLVVYGSAFNKTSLKSLFSGSLSFFEIYLIIFTLIFLFTFISLFWNYLKREKKNLSNVIKYSIYFYFLFNLLLRPY
- a CDS encoding radical SAM protein, whose amino-acid sequence is MRCEICKKNFDYIPLILRICKKCLIINFENVKDKLISIHKKSREKYELSFPDKKVGIKCFLCARECILGEGEKGFCGLRMVKNKKILNFCKHDEGFFKFYYDPLPTNCVADFVCSGHKAYGKYNLAVFYETCSLNCLFCQNYHFRFTKPWKEKPSSYVELVKALNPDVYCICFFGGDPTTQGIHSLKVAEEAIKMGKVICFESNGMWNRKILKRVLDVVKESGGILKFDIKAFSPEVYFALTGSDGRKVFENFEFSVNYLKEFSSKHLCVSTLMVPGYLDEYEISKIAEFISKLNPEIPYALLAFAPHFEMNDVRQNYKREAERFYEIAKGKGLKNVRIGNVFLLK
- a CDS encoding nitroreductase family protein is translated as MEFYELVLNRFSCRKFKDKSVDREKILKCIDAARLAPSACNSQPWRFVVVDDEKLIKEIAEIATKGIYGVINKFLFEVPCIVVVVADKEKFIARLGARITGTQYYLIDIGISSEHFVLQAQELGLGTCFIGYFNERGIKKLLNIPNRYKVPLLIAVGYPDDIYKEEDVIKVKLKSRKSLEEIVSFNKFL
- a CDS encoding T9SS type A sorting domain-containing protein, whose amino-acid sequence is MIKSFGVVNTMRGVKFFTPYRSEPEIKEEKHLLKQASGKKKNFLKKFLFFTFFTIPLIFSDSLNVRLIGFCDTPQWAVGVFLSFPYAYVADVADLPIIDVSDPYNPFIASNIYTPNSAGDVYVSGNYAYIADGNDGLRVVKVLPDEKYSYDIIGSSAVDLFVAGNFIYVADLDRGLCILQGGVEVGYYDTPGWVEDVYVVGNYAYLADMTALRIIDVSNPSSPYEVGSCGMPYPAATPSVYVSGSYAYMAVGDSGLCIVNISNPSSPYVVGKYVTPGSANGVFVSGSYAYVADASGGLRVIDVSNSSNPYEVSNCSTPDWALDVFISGNFAYIAANNSGLRIVDISDPLNPYEIGFFDTPDKAFGVFVSGSNAYVADLNSGLQIIDISNPVNPRRKGYYDTPGSAMGVFVSGAYYPYAYIADGSAVRVIDINFPYETGVCNTPGSASGVYKSGNYAYVADQDGGLRIVDVQDPFSPFERGYLSMPSYANEICGNSFYAYVADGLSGLRIVYVYYPGSPSEVGYYDTPGFALNVYVSGNYAYVADGDFGIRIVNISNPSNPYEVGYYDTPGFAVSVYVEDTFAYVADRWSGIRVLNVSDPSNPYEVGFHTTPDDAWDVFALNSYIYVATDWYGLGIYQFYTTEIEEKNSLTEQNFRIISNIAKDGITLNLGSNSNKGNLNLPVYNVLGQKVKDFNILPGTETKRINLLISEIKSGVYFLKIKGKKESLKIVKIP
- a CDS encoding glycosyltransferase; protein product: MYFLYLFLFFPVFLLFAIFGAYRLWLLLLYRNSEKVKLPQKEIKEFPFTTIQIPIYNEFNVVERIVESAVKIDYPKEKFEIQILDDSTDETKELVDRLVEIKRKEGFNIYAIRRDNRKGFKAGALKNGLKYAKGEFVAIFDADFIIPADFLKRTLPYFEDPKVAFVQAKWDYINENENLLTRIQAMLLRNHFWLEQEAKFKSGFFFNFNGTAGIWRKSAIIEAGNWHEDTLAEDLDLSIRSHLKGFKGIFLDDLLVSSELPTDFNAFLIQQKRWTKGTFQVGLKLWKSILKSNLDREDKLNILIHTLSPFLYLLNVIYFVIIWPLSRYSHILFGLLVLFLGMVNLYNIWTIDKKVRKDYLYEWRLKDMFYLIIVFTSFCFEGTKAVLEAIFKKDFIFERTPKKGNGTRKAYSVKYEIGISEILKIFYSFISIFLAFKLKIWGAIPWLFLFSLSSLYYFVKHINIVSTNVAIEKSVLTKR